ATCAAACAAGCCAGCCGCATATTGCGGAAATTGGGCTTGTGCCGGAAACACAGCATTTCAGAAATATTTTACGCCATAATGTGATTACCAGTCCGCTTATTCTCTCACTTCGGGTTGACGAGAATTTATATTTTGCCAATGCTGAGTTAATCGACAAGATGATTAAAGAACGGCTAGAGAAATCACCGGATATACGTCACGTGGTTTTGAACTGCACTTCTATAAGCTTGATAGATGCATCAGCACTAGAAGTGCTTGAAAACCTGAACAAGTTTTTGATGTCACGTTCTATCGGGTTGCATTTCTCAGAGCTTAAAGGCCCCGTGGAAGACCGCCTGTTAAAGGCTAAATTTCTTGAGCATTTGAGTGGACAGGTTTTTCTTCATCATTATGGCGCTGTGTCACAACTCGACCCTAAAACCTATATGAACCCCAGTGTTTTAGCCGAGGCTGATCAAAGTGCCCATGACGGTAGTCACATTTAAACATACTTAAACTTAATTCACAGGCAACAACATCTATTTTAAAAATGTAAATTTTAATTAGATTATTAAGAAATAAATTCTGTAGATATTAATTTTTTAAGAGTAAATTAATAGATAATTCAATTCCTATAAGGTATTGAATACTAGGTATTTTTTCTATAGCCTAACAAAAATTTTTAACTTAATTCAAGACAAGCAAATGCACAAAAGTATAAAGGTACATTTGATCTTATTGGTATCAGCTATATTATTCCCGAATAAATACGCTGATTCGCAGCAAATAGAAACTCCTGGTGAGGTTTACAGGGAATTAACCCCCAAAATACCTGATTTGCGTCAAAGCAAAAAGAAAGAGAGTGTTTTTACTAAAAAAGATGAAGAGGTTAAAAATAACACTCTAAGATTTAAACTATCAGGCTTTGATTTTATTGGTAATAAGGTGATTGACGACAATCAATTACTTAGAGTTACACAAAAATTTTTAAATAAAAATGTCAGTTTTCAAGAATTAAAATCAATAATTGATTTAATTGAACAAAAGTATGATCAAGCTGGTTGGCTTGTAAAAATTAGCCTCCCTCCTCAAGATATAACTAATGGTATTGTGAAATTAGTAATTCTTGAGGGAAGAGTTGCCGAATTACTATTGGATCCAAAGTCAAAAAATATTAAGGATTATCAAGTAGTTATAGATTATGTCTTTAATCAAACTAGAAAGCGTGGTTCTAATTTAGATGCGATCAACCGAGGCCTGTTGCTTGTTAATGATTTGCCAGGCATAGACGCTAGCGCGTCCATGCGGAAAGGTCATAGACCTGGTGAATTAGGATTAATGCTTAAGGTAAATAATAGAAAAAAAATTAAGCAAACTTTATCAATTGATAACACTGGTTCGAGATCAATAGGCTCAGAAAGACTAATATATCAGATTAAGTTAGGTAATGTATTAAATAAAAAAGAAACTTCCGACCTCAGTTTACTCAAGACTGAAGGTCTCGATTATTTTGGAGCCGAGTTATCATTTCCATTGTTTAGGGATGGCCTTTCATTGGGTATTAGCGCTTCTAACTTAGATTATGAGGTTGTTACTAATGACACTAATGGTATCGATAGGGGTATTAAAGGCGAAAGCAGTTTTTATGAAATAAATTTCAAATATCCTATCATTAGGAAAAACGAATTTAACGTGAACGTTAAAATTTCCCATGAAATAAGAAAATTTGACGGTTTTGTGTCTGGTCAAAACACCAATAAATATAAAATAAATACAAATGTTTTAAGTTTTTATGGGAATAGGTATGATGATTTTATCTATGGAGGGGAAAGTTATTTTAGTTTATCGTATTTAAATGGCGATAAACGAGACAAACTCACTCCCTTAGCAAGAGAAAAATCATATTCTAAAATTGATTTTAATTTTGGACGTATCCAAGATTTCAACAATAAAATCAGTGTTATAGCTAATGTTAGCGGTCAATATTCTGGCTCAGAAGCTTTAGATGTTTCAGATTTTATCTCAATGGGCGGTGTTGATGCTGTAAGGGCATATCCGAGGGGTGAGGGAAGTGGTTCAAAAGGCTTTGTGTCGTCACTTCAACTTAACTATTTAATAAGACAAAGTCTGATCCTCTCCCCATTTATAGATTATGGACAGGTTGAAAATAAATCACAATTAAACAGCAAATATGACCTAAGTGGCGCTGGTTTAGCAGTTAGCTTTTTTGGTCCCTATAAGAGTATTTTCAATATTACTTACGCAAGAAGGTTTGGTGACAATCCTAATAGATTAATAAACGGAAATGACCAAGAAGGTAAACTCGTTAAAAATAGATTTTGGTTTTCACTAAGGAAAACTTTTTAAAAGTTCCTGTTGTTATGACTGGTTTGGCTAAAAATTTAGATATATCAGAAGCAATTTGGGGCTTATTAAGTTCAAGAAAATATTTGCTGCCTTCGGTTTTTTTTGTCTCAGCTGTTTTATTTCCAAATGGATCTTTTGCAGGAAACTTTGATGGCCTCCCCGATGGCGGCAAGGTAGATTACGGCAATGTAATTATCAAAAAAAATAATAATCAAATGGAGATTAATCAAAGTTCTCAAAAGGCAATAATTGAATGGGAAAATTTTGACTTAGATGAAGATAAGTCATTAAATTTCAAACAGTTAGATAAATCCTCGTCTATATTAAATAGAGTAATTGGTGATGGGACATCTTATATTAATGGAAAAATCACATCTAATGGTCAGGTAATTATTACCAATGAAAATGGTGTTGTTTTTGGTAAAGACGCCATCATTGATGTTGGAAGTTTAATCGCAACATCAGCTAATTTGAGCAATCAAAATTTTTTAGATAGTGAATTTGTTTTTGAACAGAAAAGTAGAAAATCTAAAATTCAAAATTTTGGCCATATTTTAACTGATGATCATGGTCATGTGGTTCTAATTTCTCCTGAAATTGTAAATGAAGGCTACATAGTTGCCAAAAAAGGTAACGTTTTTCTAGCTGGAGGTAAGTCAGTAGAACTTAAATTCGATGGTAACGAAAAGTTAAATGGCATTCATGTTGAACCAGGTGATTGGCAAACCCTCATAGAGAATAAAAAAGTTATAGAGGTCAGTGAGGGGCAAGTTATTTTGTCAGCTTCTGGATATAACGAGTTAAAGGGAGGGCTTATTAGAAATTCAGGACAATTAAGTGCAACCTCAGCAGTTCAGGTTGGAGGTAGAATTATTTTAGTTGGCGAGGAGATTGAATTAGCTAGTACTTCATTAATTGACACCTCAGGTGATTTGGGCGGTGGTGATATTTTAATTGGGGGTGATTGGCAGGGAGGAAAGCACAAAACTAAGAAAATTTCCGAAGAAAAGGTTTATTCGTCCAATAAAGTAATACTTAATAATGGCTCTATAATTAAATCTGATGCTTTAAAACAAGGCGATGGAGGAAATATTGTAGTTTGGTCAGATATTGACAATCAAACAAGCAAAACATCAGTTGCAGGTGTAATTACAGCGAAAGGAGGAGCATTAGATGGAAACGGCGGCAATATAGAAACATCTGGGTATTTATTAGAATTAAATGACTATCATATATCAACAAAAGCTTATTATGGTTATGATGGAAACTGGTTACTTGACCCTGGCAATATAAACATTTCTAATTCTGGGATTGACTCACTTCCTGGAAATAGTGGACCTGGGGGTGATACAACAATATCACCAACTACAATATCAAACGCTTTAGATTTAAATAATATTTCTATAAAAACGGGTTCTGGAAATTATAACATTAATATTAATGACCCGATAAGCTGGACTTCCTCTAATAATCTGACACTAGAGGCGGGTGATGAAATTATAATTAATGCAAACTTAAGCGGAAATGGTGGTGGAGATTTAACTCTCATTTCACCAAATGGTATCTTATTATCTGAAAATAACAATATTGATATTACGTTAAATACAGGCGATTTATTACTAAGAAGTGATCATATATCTTTTGATGGGGATTACGCATCTGACAAGCCAGCGCAAACAACAATTTCAGTTGGTGGATTACTTACATTTGAATCATATAGTAATACTTTTTCATCTTCTATGATAAATGGATATGAAGGTGATGTAGCTAATATATTAACATGGTCAGGAAACTTAAGCGGTAATCAGTGGACAAATAATGGAAGTGGTGATTTTGTAGGTCTAAAAATAAATAACTTCAGTCATATGGGCGGCCTAACACTAAATAAATCAACTTCATCAACAAAACTAGAAATCAATTCACCAATATCTTTATCTGGTCCTGTGTCGATTTATGGCGGGAGCATTGACGTTAATGCGAATATTACGGCAAATAGCGGCAATATTTTGCTAGACGCTGACACTGGAAGCACTCTGAACCAGTCATCTACGGGTATTTTGCTTGATGATGTAATCACGATTGAGACAGTTACATCAGGTAATTTGACACTTATTGGCCGTTCTGGGGACACGGGCTCTGGTTTTGACGGTATTGATGCTTCATCTGCGAATACGACGACGCTACGATCTGCTGGCAATCTAACCCTGCAAGGTTATTCCTATGCGGCTTCTGGTTCGGGTCGTGGGGTTGACTTAAACAATGACGTTATTGCTGCGTCAGGAACTGTC
This sequence is a window from Candidatus Micropelagos thuwalensis. Protein-coding genes within it:
- a CDS encoding ShlB/FhaC/HecB family hemolysin secretion/activation protein, which translates into the protein MHKSIKVHLILLVSAILFPNKYADSQQIETPGEVYRELTPKIPDLRQSKKKESVFTKKDEEVKNNTLRFKLSGFDFIGNKVIDDNQLLRVTQKFLNKNVSFQELKSIIDLIEQKYDQAGWLVKISLPPQDITNGIVKLVILEGRVAELLLDPKSKNIKDYQVVIDYVFNQTRKRGSNLDAINRGLLLVNDLPGIDASASMRKGHRPGELGLMLKVNNRKKIKQTLSIDNTGSRSIGSERLIYQIKLGNVLNKKETSDLSLLKTEGLDYFGAELSFPLFRDGLSLGISASNLDYEVVTNDTNGIDRGIKGESSFYEINFKYPIIRKNEFNVNVKISHEIRKFDGFVSGQNTNKYKINTNVLSFYGNRYDDFIYGGESYFSLSYLNGDKRDKLTPLAREKSYSKIDFNFGRIQDFNNKISVIANVSGQYSGSEALDVSDFISMGGVDAVRAYPRGEGSGSKGFVSSLQLNYLIRQSLILSPFIDYGQVENKSQLNSKYDLSGAGLAVSFFGPYKSIFNITYARRFGDNPNRLINGNDQEGKLVKNRFWFSLRKTF
- a CDS encoding filamentous hemagglutinin N-terminal domain-containing protein: MTGLAKNLDISEAIWGLLSSRKYLLPSVFFVSAVLFPNGSFAGNFDGLPDGGKVDYGNVIIKKNNNQMEINQSSQKAIIEWENFDLDEDKSLNFKQLDKSSSILNRVIGDGTSYINGKITSNGQVIITNENGVVFGKDAIIDVGSLIATSANLSNQNFLDSEFVFEQKSRKSKIQNFGHILTDDHGHVVLISPEIVNEGYIVAKKGNVFLAGGKSVELKFDGNEKLNGIHVEPGDWQTLIENKKVIEVSEGQVILSASGYNELKGGLIRNSGQLSATSAVQVGGRIILVGEEIELASTSLIDTSGDLGGGDILIGGDWQGGKHKTKKISEEKVYSSNKVILNNGSIIKSDALKQGDGGNIVVWSDIDNQTSKTSVAGVITAKGGALDGNGGNIETSGYLLELNDYHISTKAYYGYDGNWLLDPGNINISNSGIDSLPGNSGPGGDTTISPTTISNALDLNNISIKTGSGNYNININDPISWTSSNNLTLEAGDEIIINANLSGNGGGDLTLISPNGILLSENNNIDITLNTGDLLLRSDHISFDGDYASDKPAQTTISVGGLLTFESYSNTFSSSMINGYEGDVANILTWSGNLSGNQWTNNGSGDFVGLKINNFSHMGGLTLNKSTSSTKLEINSPISLSGPVSIYGGSIDVNANITANSGNILLDADTGSTLNQSSTGILLDDVITIETVTSGNLTLIGRSGDTGSGFDGIDASSANTTTLRSAGNLTLQGYSYAASGSGRGVDLNNDVIAASGTVSMSGQHNTGATYAISLSGSTSITAGTGVTLESLNDNTGTIALLSSGGIDGGSGTVLMRAANYAFGGADRTITTTGVLTIEPDADENSFASSFDNQYLNPVSVTGLTLG